The Platichthys flesus chromosome 5, fPlaFle2.1, whole genome shotgun sequence genome contains the following window.
agtaaaaatttgCAAAAACTACTTATGCACCATATGTATGAGCTGTGATACATTTATCCCACCAATACTAATTTGGGTTGTTTCAGCAACACTGACTCACATCTGCATTATGAAAccagtgtttgcttttattttcatcctAACATTTCTCATTTCTGTATCATTTCAGCCATGTCACTACCTTcgcctctgctcctcctcctactGGGCTTCCTCTCAAGGAGTCCCTATGCATCGTGCACTAAAGTGATCATGGTCCCGCCCATCATGTTTGAATCTCACTTCTACATCTTCAAGACTTTGgccacagctctgcagcaggaagGCCATGAGAGCCATTTCCTAGTCTCCCAAGCCCGTGAGGTTTCCCCATCTCCTCACTACCACCTACAGCGCTATCCAGGGATCTTTAACAGCAGCACGGCTGACAGTTTCCTCCAGTCCAAGGTCACTAAAATCTTCTCGGGCCGTCTGACGTTTCTGGAGCTGTTTGACATTCTTGACCACTACTCTCAGAACTGTGAAGCTGTAGTTGGCAATGCTGAGGTGATGAAGCGGCTCAAGGAGGCCAAGTTTGACCTGCTGCTGGTGGACCCTATTGACTTGTGTGGTTTTGTGATTGCTCATATCCTGGGCGTGCAGATTGCTGTGGTCAGCACAACTCTGTGGTACCCTGTTGAGGTCGGGGCCCCGGCCCCTCTATCGTACGTACCTGAATTCAACTCGCTGCTGACCGACCGcatgtctctgctgcagaggatcACAAACACAGCCGTTTACCTGGTGCAGCGCTTTGGAGTCCATTATATTGCATTACCCAAGTATGACCAGATAATGAAGAAGCATGGGGTGACGCCTCAAGTAGCCATGGCGGACTTGGTGCAGGGCAGCCAGCTATGGATGCTGTGCACTGACATGGCGCTGGAATTCCCCAGGCCCACCCTGCCACATGTGGTGTACATAGGAGGCATCCTCACCAAGCCCCCCAACCCACTGCCACAGGTCAgtactgagacacacagacagctgaTAAGCACGTGATGAGACGgataaagacaaacagaaagagttgtttgtgtgtagcagttGTTTCGTGTCATGTAGAAAAGGACATATAGAGTTTAACTTCGGAGAATCTTTGTGTCCTAGACAGAAGAAGTAGGAGTGGGCGATAAAGATAAAATCCTTCACACTGTATATACTTTAATATTATGTTATCATTGAACATGATGTGAAGTTATTACCTTTTCTGGAACGTAAATTGACACCAGTGTCTGCCATTAGGCACATCCATCAAATTAAAAGCCATCACAATTCACAAAGTCATAAATCAGGCTGTTCACTGATATGAAACATTTCTCACAGTGGTTTAATACATCAGCAGATGTAAAGGGACTGTTACTGCAGTATAAAGCATATGTCAAAAATGTCTGATGGGCAACGGATTTATATCATCTTGTCATAGACAGTAAATCGTCATATCATCTAACTCTCCGACAGAGTCATTGCAATTGTGTCTGATCAGTTAACACTCGCGTTTACTTATACGTGAATAAAGGTTCTGTGTGCTACTAGTGTTGCACAAGTCCTGCAGTTCAATGTCTAATTAATGAAAAAGAGTTTGACTATGACATTTTGCAAATGTTTGCAGTTCAATGTCTAATTAATGCAACAGAGTTTGACTATGACATTTTGCAAATGTATGGATCTTTGGGAATGTAAAGCCATAGTGTCCCGCTTCCCACTGGTTTGGGAGAAGTTGTAGGACATATAAGTATAGCATATGTTTTCCGATATAAAACAGAGGTGAAAGAACTGAGGACATATATTTTTCACTTCcttacagtgttgtgcaagttcacacctctcatgaactagttcaaagttcagttcacacaagtaaatatgaatagttcacgttcatagtacaccatttaaattctgaactagttcatagttcagttcatttcatagtttaagtTGGGAAGTGAGCCATTTTTGTAAGAggccagagctgttgtgttgcaggtatggcctgcccctttaaggaaagtttgtagtgtgtgacgtagtgcacctgggtattgtgggaagagacgttaaaagtgtgtttataacgagaactgacggaccacctagaggtgttGCGAGTGtcgctcctgctgtatatccaaGAAATAAattggccgcattccaagtaaagacacatctcctcctccttcttcacggagtgGTCcagacggctggttaccggccagacagcgagccaagataacccgtGAGCCGAACTCCAGACtacggttcggagccgagacactggccagagaagaaaacacttggaatacgttgcttgtttggtgtgcatatgtgtgtgcgatgaatcatgggtaatctagtgcgaagtcgagtggTTCAGATTAGGCTACATCGCAGACATttcacgggcactgagcaacgacatggtgcaagcattcgattaagacagcgtctctccttaggagatggaaaacattccgtaacgttttagctgtacctcagataatattgtaacggactggtagttaggtttatgttctgtttgttatgacttatgttcagctaactacaccatgtcaataagtattgggatttccagagggtcagtgaaccagtcggggtggggcaagtgacagttctagaccaatggctggagagttacctggcaagacaggctctcattggctgatgagttggcatgtcggggtgaatgaggaaggggtctgaagaacacagtggtggatgataggagtgtcggagttacgaacaagaagtgtgtcgtgttcgctggactttaataaagttacacataaagagtgaagtttcctgtcgtctatacgcgaggacgctgaaatatgaacgtgtt
Protein-coding sequences here:
- the LOC133953533 gene encoding 2-hydroxyacylsphingosine 1-beta-galactosyltransferase-like, whose product is MSLPSPLLLLLLGFLSRSPYASCTKVIMVPPIMFESHFYIFKTLATALQQEGHESHFLVSQAREVSPSPHYHLQRYPGIFNSSTADSFLQSKVTKIFSGRLTFLELFDILDHYSQNCEAVVGNAEVMKRLKEAKFDLLLVDPIDLCGFVIAHILGVQIAVVSTTLWYPVEVGAPAPLSYVPEFNSLLTDRMSLLQRITNTAVYLVQRFGVHYIALPKYDQIMKKHGVTPQVAMADLVQGSQLWMLCTDMALEFPRPTLPHVVYIGGILTKPPNPLPQDFEVWVNNTAEHGFVVVSFGTAVKYLSHDVVHKLAGALARLPQRVVWRLSGVPPSNLGNNTKLVDWMPQNDLLGHANTRAFLSHGGLNSIYEAMYHGVPVVGVPLFGDHYDTMTRVAAKGMGVMLHWKYMTEEDLYTALNSVIKETRYRQQARLLSNIHKDQPGHPVTRAAYWISYLIRHNGASHLRPAAYEVSLYQYFLLDVIVTVASALALSIFAIQKLAQLLRGKVEDQGRGGGNTRDDASMAKGHCHNGRMADGKHKRNGSLKNEKKMN